The DNA segment GGCGCTTGCTTGTGGATGCTATGGATCGCGCCTATAATGCGTCAGTTTGTCGCCCGGCGTTCCCACATTTGGGGCGACAGGCCCGAGGCTAAGGGCTGCAGCAGGAGAAGCGCGGCAGTGATCGAGCGGGCCCGGTGTCCGGGGCTGCAAAACATGTCGCAGGCAGTGCGTGGATTGGAGACAATCGGCAGGAGGCAGCGGTGGGTGCATCTGATCTGCTGGCGAATTCGGAACCGGTTCTGCAAGACTGGACGATGAAACGCAACTGTTCGATATCGCCGCGGCAGTTCGTGTATTTCTATGTGTCGCTTGCGTTGTTCTCGTTGGCCATTGCTTTCATGCTGGTACTGGTCGGCGCGTGGCTGGTGTTGCCGTTCACCGGCGTCGAATTGCTTGCGGTAGGCATTGCGTTTGCCATTTATGCGCGTCATGCGGTGGATTACGAGCGTATCCGGCTGTTTCCAAATCGGCTCGTCATCGAGCAGGTCAGCGCCGATCGGCTCACGCAGTTCGAATTCAATCCGCGCTGGGTGCGGATCGAGGCGGGCGCAACGCCGCGTGACCAGATCAAACTGGTCTCGCGCGGGCAGACGATCATGATCGGGCAACATCTCGCGCAGTATCGGCGCGCGCAGTTCGCAGGCGAACTGCGCATGTGGCTCGCACGTTGTTAGAACGTGCCGGGCACGCGCCGTTCACGGGGAGCGCGGGAGTGCCTGCCGGCGGGGTCGAGGGTTTGAATGGAAATTTTGGGTAAGGAAGCTATGAAAACAATCAAGCGAGCCCTCATGGGTGTGCTGGCGATGAGCGGACTGCTTTTCGCCGGCGCGGCCCTGGCAGTGGGCGATGTTCCGGGCGGCCCTGCCGTCAACGAGATCAATCTCCAGCCGCCTGCGACCAAAATCGCTGAGGAGCTTTTCAGCCTCCACATGTTCATGCTGGTTCTGTGCCTCGTCATCTTCGTCGGCGTGTTCGGCGTGATGTTCTATTCGATCTTCGCGCACCGCAAATCGAAAGGCCATAAGGCTTCCAATTTCCACGAAAGCACCACGGTCGAAATCATCTGGACGATCGTGCCGTTCATCATTGTCGTGCTGATGGCGCTGCCCGCCACCAGGACGGTGGTCGCAATGAAAGACACCACGAATGCCGACGTCACCATCAAGGTCACCGGCTATCAGTGGAAGTGGGGCTACGACTACGTGAAGGGCCCGGGCGAGGGCATCAACTTCCTGTCCACGCTGGCCACCCCGCGTGCCGAGACCGACGGTCGTGAACCGATTTCCACTACGTATCTGCAGGAAGTGGACAACCCGCTCGTTGTCCCCGTCAACAAGAAAATCCGCATCATTACCACCGCGAACGACGTGGTCCACTCCTGGTACGTGCCCGCCTTCGGCGTGAAGCAGGACGCGATTCCGGGTTTCGTGCGCGACACCTGGTTCAAGGCCGACAAGACCGGCACGTTCCGCGGCTTCTGTACTGAACTCT comes from the Paraburkholderia sp. PREW-6R genome and includes:
- a CDS encoding DUF2244 domain-containing protein — protein: MGASDLLANSEPVLQDWTMKRNCSISPRQFVYFYVSLALFSLAIAFMLVLVGAWLVLPFTGVELLAVGIAFAIYARHAVDYERIRLFPNRLVIEQVSADRLTQFEFNPRWVRIEAGATPRDQIKLVSRGQTIMIGQHLAQYRRAQFAGELRMWLARC